The proteins below are encoded in one region of Planctopirus limnophila DSM 3776:
- a CDS encoding tetratricopeptide repeat protein — translation MMQNVHTMFGDQLGRAARPFLMCGALLLSWQLAVEAADIVVRKGGGRVGGTAVSTKSGMMVKPQAGDEVTIPLAELQSVEWDSMPASFKIASGDLAAGRFDKAIEALSKLKSDGKFPSDNVKKEIGYTLARAKGLLAQTQPSKVDDAIKELKGIQASDPDFYQFFPSVILLADLLVNKGSFDEAAKVLESFEGVTDSSLKLQGRSYVGRVLLAQGKIPQAVTAFDEVISASGDDQTLAPRKLDAMVGKAKAAIQQNKYAEALPLLDDVMLNMTEASAATGAECKLLQGNCLQALNKPMEAVLAYLYVDLNYPNESGARAEALYHLAGLWRVIQHPDRGLEARARLEADYPASPWAKKLSGS, via the coding sequence ATGATGCAGAACGTTCACACGATGTTTGGAGATCAGTTAGGGCGGGCCGCACGACCATTTTTAATGTGCGGAGCATTGCTGCTGTCATGGCAATTGGCCGTTGAAGCAGCAGATATCGTCGTCCGCAAAGGGGGCGGGCGTGTGGGCGGGACTGCGGTTTCGACGAAATCCGGCATGATGGTCAAGCCTCAGGCGGGAGACGAAGTCACCATCCCTCTGGCGGAGTTGCAATCAGTCGAGTGGGATTCCATGCCCGCCAGCTTCAAGATTGCCAGTGGAGATCTGGCGGCCGGTCGCTTCGACAAAGCCATTGAGGCTCTTTCGAAGTTGAAATCTGATGGCAAGTTCCCCAGCGACAACGTGAAGAAGGAAATCGGCTACACCCTGGCCCGCGCCAAGGGCCTTTTGGCTCAGACTCAACCCTCGAAAGTCGATGACGCGATCAAGGAATTAAAGGGCATTCAGGCCAGTGACCCAGATTTCTACCAGTTTTTTCCCTCGGTGATTTTGCTCGCCGACCTGCTGGTCAACAAAGGCTCGTTTGATGAAGCCGCCAAGGTTCTGGAATCCTTTGAGGGAGTAACTGATTCCTCGTTGAAATTGCAGGGGCGCAGCTATGTGGGGCGAGTTCTCCTGGCACAGGGCAAGATCCCCCAGGCGGTGACTGCTTTCGACGAAGTCATCTCGGCATCAGGTGATGATCAAACGCTGGCACCACGCAAGCTCGATGCCATGGTGGGCAAAGCCAAAGCCGCTATTCAACAGAACAAGTATGCGGAAGCCTTGCCACTTCTGGATGATGTCATGCTCAATATGACAGAGGCCAGTGCCGCGACGGGTGCGGAATGCAAACTCCTGCAAGGCAACTGTCTGCAGGCTCTGAACAAGCCCATGGAGGCCGTGCTGGCTTATCTGTATGTCGATCTGAACTACCCTAACGAATCAGGTGCCCGGGCTGAGGCACTTTATCATCTGGCAGGCTTGTGGCGCGTCATTCAGCACCCTGACCGGGGGTTGGAAGCACGGGCTCGACTCGAGGCCGATTATCCCGCCAGTCCCTGGGCCAAGAAACTTTCAGGAAGTTAA
- a CDS encoding ExbD/TolR family protein, whose product MAPMIDIVFQLLIFFMLQLKIMAPEGNFDINMPLGQSSQQSSDAPLVPDIKIKLISDANGNLAQLKFGERNLGVGDGAFEALGAEVLKIIGTPGNPATKDIEVEIDADYELHYEYVIKAVSHCTGKIDPQTKQLVRYVEKIKFAPPRLPKNS is encoded by the coding sequence ATGGCACCCATGATTGATATCGTCTTTCAACTGCTCATTTTCTTCATGCTCCAACTGAAGATCATGGCTCCTGAAGGAAACTTCGATATCAACATGCCGCTGGGCCAGTCGTCACAACAGAGCAGCGATGCTCCTCTGGTGCCGGATATCAAGATCAAGCTGATTTCCGATGCCAATGGAAACCTCGCTCAGCTCAAATTTGGCGAGCGTAATCTCGGTGTGGGAGATGGAGCTTTCGAAGCCTTAGGGGCCGAAGTGCTCAAGATCATTGGCACTCCCGGCAACCCAGCCACCAAAGATATCGAAGTCGAGATCGATGCCGACTACGAACTTCACTACGAGTATGTCATCAAGGCGGTTTCACACTGCACAGGCAAGATCGATCCGCAGACCAAACAGCTTGTTCGCTATGTCGAGAAAATCAAGTTTGCCCCGCCGCGACTTCCTAAAAACAGCTGA
- a CDS encoding type III PLP-dependent enzyme, giving the protein MAAILDDRTASAVGYRVAEPVVSFEQAKELAAEYGTPLMCVSRSVVARNYEILQAGLPGVELFYAAKSNPDLTILRTLRRLGGSVDICSVGELKAALQAGFTPEQMLHTHPCKTVDNLMTCYEAGVRLFVYDNATELKKVHRLTPDVGLLLRVAMSSASSMINLSAKFGCAPSEAVDLLRQARELGMNVRGISFHVGSQTLEPGDYDRALAKVRQIFDDAACEGIDLEILDIGGGMPAPYREAIISLETYCDIVRQSLEIHFGDLPVRVIAEPGRVISADTQTLITSVIGKSVRPNGATQYIIDDGLYGSFSGKVYDHTDFNLMAENHLDRPCFPCVVAGPTCDSTDVVSRDQELPNLEIGELILVPSMGSYTNASGSTFNGLDLVKAIGVE; this is encoded by the coding sequence ATGGCTGCAATTCTTGATGACCGTACTGCATCCGCTGTTGGCTACCGCGTTGCTGAACCTGTCGTTTCTTTCGAGCAGGCGAAGGAACTCGCCGCCGAGTATGGCACACCTCTCATGTGTGTCTCTCGCTCGGTTGTCGCTCGGAACTATGAAATTCTTCAGGCAGGTCTTCCTGGTGTGGAGCTGTTCTACGCTGCCAAGAGTAATCCTGACCTGACCATTCTCCGCACGCTGCGCAGGCTGGGTGGCTCTGTGGATATCTGCTCTGTCGGTGAACTGAAAGCTGCTCTTCAGGCAGGTTTTACTCCCGAGCAGATGCTGCACACCCATCCCTGCAAGACGGTCGATAATCTCATGACCTGCTACGAAGCCGGCGTGCGTCTGTTCGTTTATGACAATGCGACAGAACTCAAGAAAGTTCATCGCCTGACGCCTGATGTCGGCCTGCTGTTGCGAGTCGCCATGTCGTCAGCTTCCAGCATGATCAACCTCTCGGCCAAGTTTGGTTGTGCTCCTTCCGAAGCGGTTGATCTGCTCCGTCAGGCACGCGAGCTGGGCATGAATGTTCGTGGCATTTCGTTCCATGTGGGTTCACAAACTCTGGAGCCAGGCGACTACGACCGTGCACTGGCCAAAGTGCGGCAGATCTTTGATGACGCTGCCTGCGAAGGGATCGATCTCGAGATTCTCGATATTGGTGGCGGGATGCCCGCTCCCTATCGTGAAGCGATCATCAGCCTCGAAACGTATTGCGATATCGTCCGCCAGTCACTCGAAATCCACTTTGGCGACCTGCCTGTGCGGGTGATTGCTGAGCCGGGCCGTGTGATCTCTGCGGATACGCAGACTTTGATCACCAGTGTGATCGGGAAGTCTGTCCGTCCTAACGGAGCGACACAATACATCATCGACGATGGTCTTTATGGTTCATTCTCGGGCAAGGTTTACGATCACACCGATTTCAACCTGATGGCCGAAAATCATCTGGATCGTCCCTGCTTCCCCTGTGTGGTCGCTGGCCCGACATGCGATTCCACAGATGTGGTCAGCCGTGATCAGGAATTGCCGAACCTGGAAATCGGCGAGCTGATTCTCGTCCCTTCGATGGGCTCATACACCAACGCCAGTGGCTCGACATTCAATGGTCTCGATCTTGTGAAGGCCATCGGCGTGGAGTAA
- a CDS encoding MotA/TolQ/ExbB proton channel family protein: protein MNRRWTAFWLVGAIVVIGMGTGLFSSGADLLGVDLPGTSLAVAQEEAAAPAAGGAAADPAADILAQRKQESFLAWMIRASGIFGFLIMLVSFVMVALIMMLFLQIRKVNYIPADFVEDFEEKLNARDYPGAYELAKSDDSFVARVLAAGMARLARGYEEVENAMQEVGDDEALGMEQKIGYLALIGSVAPMLGLLGTVQGMVLSFQVIATSTQQPKPYELADGIATALFTTLEGLIVAIPAIVAFTVYKNRFARFMFEASVISEGLMSRFSGMKPQAAPAAPAAPAARPAAAAPAAAPQG from the coding sequence TTGAACCGTCGTTGGACCGCATTCTGGCTGGTTGGTGCAATTGTTGTCATTGGCATGGGAACAGGTCTGTTCTCATCAGGGGCCGATCTTCTGGGAGTTGATCTTCCGGGAACGTCACTCGCTGTGGCCCAGGAAGAAGCGGCTGCACCAGCCGCCGGTGGTGCTGCGGCTGATCCTGCGGCTGATATTCTCGCTCAGCGCAAGCAGGAAAGTTTCCTCGCGTGGATGATTCGCGCCTCGGGTATTTTCGGCTTTCTGATCATGCTCGTCTCGTTCGTCATGGTGGCCCTCATCATGATGCTGTTTCTGCAGATCCGCAAAGTGAACTACATTCCTGCTGACTTCGTAGAAGACTTTGAAGAAAAGCTGAACGCCCGCGATTACCCCGGTGCCTACGAACTTGCGAAAAGTGATGATTCATTCGTGGCCCGAGTCCTGGCAGCTGGTATGGCTCGCCTCGCCCGTGGCTATGAAGAAGTCGAAAACGCGATGCAGGAAGTGGGCGACGACGAAGCCTTGGGGATGGAACAGAAGATCGGTTATCTGGCATTGATTGGCTCGGTCGCACCGATGCTCGGTCTGCTGGGAACTGTCCAGGGGATGGTGCTCAGCTTCCAGGTGATTGCGACCAGTACACAGCAGCCCAAGCCTTACGAGCTGGCCGACGGTATCGCCACGGCTCTCTTCACGACACTGGAAGGTCTCATTGTGGCGATCCCCGCCATTGTCGCCTTCACTGTCTATAAGAATCGTTTTGCCCGGTTTATGTTCGAGGCCAGTGTCATCAGCGAAGGATTGATGAGCCGTTTCAGTGGTATGAAACCACAAGCGGCACCTGCTGCTCCAGCAGCCCCGGCGGCTCGTCCTGCTGCTGCGGCTCCTGCTGCCGCCCCACAGGGCTAG
- a CDS encoding ExbD/TolR family protein — MAKRRLNHTSVIEPDMTPMIDIVFQLLTFFMVVINFENTKADERVKLPKDLLAKPPEVKPAEELVLNVGFDRDLSGRKLSEEPIVFYAGDKFTINNFGPLLEQEKRLAEAKGGKGAIDETTVILRADSEVPTGKVQELIRKCQEIGYTKFSLKAISEEK; from the coding sequence GTGGCAAAGCGCCGTCTGAATCACACCAGCGTCATTGAACCGGATATGACGCCGATGATTGATATCGTGTTCCAGTTGCTCACCTTCTTCATGGTGGTGATCAACTTCGAGAACACGAAGGCTGATGAACGCGTCAAGCTCCCGAAAGACCTGCTGGCCAAACCGCCCGAAGTCAAGCCGGCAGAAGAGCTGGTGTTGAACGTCGGCTTTGATCGTGATCTCTCCGGACGAAAACTTTCCGAAGAGCCCATCGTGTTCTATGCCGGTGATAAATTCACGATCAATAACTTCGGTCCGCTCCTCGAACAGGAAAAACGACTGGCGGAAGCCAAAGGTGGAAAGGGGGCGATTGACGAAACGACAGTCATCCTCCGGGCCGACAGTGAGGTACCGACAGGCAAAGTGCAGGAGCTGATTCGCAAGTGTCAGGAAATTGGCTACACCAAGTTTTCGCTCAAGGCCATTTCGGAAGAGAAGTGA
- the ald gene encoding alanine dehydrogenase, with protein sequence MRVGVPKEVKVDEYRVAMLPVGVEELKRVGHTVLVEAGAGVGSGISDEEYAEAGAQIVASAKEVWDQADLIVKVKEPQAAEFPLMRSGQAIFTYFHFAASETLTRNVIESGVTAIAYETLRGPQGDLPLLTPMSEIAGRMSIQEGAKYLERPQLGRGILLAGVPGVAPAHIAILGGGVVGKNAARIAAGFQADVVILDINVDRLRYLEDIMPPNVNTLFSDRHNIRQQLKLADLVIGAVLVEGARAPNLVSREDLKYMKHGAVIIDVAVDQGGCVETTRPTTHSDPTYVVDGIVHYCVTNMPGAVGRTSTYALCNVTLPYILKIAKEGVLPACKGHAGLNRAVNIHAGQVTNAAVAKTFHLPLTEL encoded by the coding sequence ATGCGGGTGGGTGTTCCGAAAGAAGTGAAGGTTGATGAGTATCGCGTGGCCATGCTCCCCGTAGGTGTCGAGGAATTGAAGCGTGTTGGACACACCGTGCTGGTTGAAGCGGGAGCGGGAGTCGGCAGTGGGATTTCAGACGAAGAGTATGCCGAGGCTGGCGCCCAGATTGTGGCAAGTGCGAAAGAAGTCTGGGATCAGGCGGATCTGATCGTCAAAGTCAAAGAGCCACAGGCGGCTGAGTTCCCTCTGATGCGATCTGGCCAGGCGATCTTCACTTACTTTCACTTTGCCGCCAGTGAGACGCTCACTCGAAATGTGATCGAGAGTGGAGTGACGGCGATAGCCTATGAAACTTTGCGTGGGCCGCAGGGCGATTTACCGCTGTTGACTCCCATGAGTGAAATCGCTGGCCGTATGAGTATTCAGGAGGGAGCCAAGTATCTCGAACGGCCACAACTGGGCCGCGGGATTTTACTGGCGGGAGTGCCGGGTGTGGCACCAGCTCATATTGCCATTCTGGGTGGTGGTGTGGTCGGGAAGAATGCGGCTCGAATTGCTGCAGGCTTTCAGGCCGACGTGGTGATTCTCGACATCAACGTGGATCGGCTGCGCTATCTTGAAGACATCATGCCTCCCAATGTGAATACGCTCTTCAGTGACCGACATAATATCCGGCAGCAGCTCAAGCTCGCCGATCTGGTGATTGGAGCTGTGCTGGTGGAAGGTGCCCGAGCACCCAATCTGGTCTCTCGCGAAGACCTGAAGTACATGAAGCATGGAGCAGTGATTATCGACGTGGCTGTCGATCAGGGCGGATGCGTGGAAACGACTCGGCCAACGACACATTCCGACCCGACATATGTCGTCGATGGCATTGTGCACTACTGTGTCACGAACATGCCCGGCGCAGTGGGCCGTACCAGTACCTATGCACTGTGTAACGTGACACTCCCTTACATCCTCAAGATTGCGAAAGAGGGCGTGTTGCCGGCGTGCAAAGGCCATGCAGGGTTGAATCGGGCCGTGAATATTCATGCGGGTCAGGTGACGAATGCCGCCGTCGCCAAGACGTTCCACCTGCCCCTGACCGAACTGTAA